One stretch of Brevibacillus laterosporus DNA includes these proteins:
- the treR gene encoding trehalose operon repressor, giving the protein MNRRYLAIYEEIRQGIMEGVYPPGEKLPSENDFCKKFETSRGTIRRALDMLAEEGLVNSMHGKGVFVLDQNMISFSFGGLVSFKEANENSGQVFSTTVPYFTELDIDQKLEQKTHLPNGMPVYHFYRVRKLDGEKVILDINYFSKEKCEGLTPEIAEKSIYEYVESDLELKIGFAQRVIQVEQATGKDREYLDLKAFEFVVVVRNYVHLYDGTLFEYTESRHRPDRFVFTDFARRR; this is encoded by the coding sequence ATGAACAGAAGATATCTTGCCATTTATGAAGAGATTAGACAGGGGATTATGGAAGGAGTGTATCCTCCTGGGGAAAAATTGCCTTCTGAGAACGATTTTTGCAAAAAATTCGAGACCAGTAGGGGTACGATTCGCCGTGCATTGGATATGTTGGCAGAAGAAGGACTTGTCAACAGCATGCATGGAAAAGGTGTCTTTGTTTTAGACCAAAATATGATTAGCTTTTCTTTTGGCGGACTGGTAAGTTTTAAGGAAGCTAATGAAAATAGCGGGCAGGTCTTTTCTACAACAGTTCCTTACTTTACGGAGCTTGATATTGATCAAAAATTGGAGCAAAAAACACACCTACCAAATGGCATGCCCGTGTATCATTTCTATCGTGTAAGAAAGCTGGACGGGGAAAAGGTCATTTTGGATATCAACTATTTTAGCAAGGAAAAGTGCGAAGGCCTGACCCCTGAGATAGCTGAGAAATCAATCTATGAGTATGTAGAGAGTGATTTGGAATTAAAAATTGGCTTTGCACAAAGAGTGATTCAAGTAGAGCAAGCGACAGGAAAAGACCGAGAGTATCTGGATTTGAAAGCATTTGAATTTGTTGTTGTGGTTCGTAACTATGTACATTTGTATGACGGTACGCTATTTGAATATACAGAGTCGCGCCATCGTCCAGATCGGTTTGTGTTTACAGATTTCGCACGGAGACGATGA